Proteins encoded together in one Lachnospiraceae bacterium JLR.KK008 window:
- the fabG gene encoding 3-oxoacyl-[acyl-carrier-protein] reductase, which translates to MLEGKVALVTGASRGIGKQIALTLADYGAVVIVNYNGSKEKADQVVAQIEAKGGRAEAVQCSVADFEACGSMVTEMLGKYGHIDILVNNAGITKDNLVMKMTEADFDAVIATNLKGTFNTIKHMYRAFLKQRSGAIINMTSVSGVLGNAGQANYAASKAGVIGLTKTMARELASRNITVNAVAPGFIDTDMTQAMTETAKEATLAQIPLKRIGKPEDIAETVAFLASDKASYITGQIISVDGGMAI; encoded by the coding sequence ATGTTGGAAGGTAAGGTTGCACTGGTAACAGGAGCCAGCAGGGGCATTGGCAAACAGATCGCGCTGACGCTGGCTGATTATGGCGCTGTTGTCATCGTGAACTATAATGGATCGAAAGAGAAAGCGGATCAGGTAGTGGCACAGATCGAGGCGAAGGGAGGCCGTGCGGAAGCAGTGCAGTGTTCCGTTGCCGATTTTGAAGCCTGCGGAAGCATGGTCACGGAAATGCTTGGAAAATATGGACATATTGACATTCTTGTCAACAATGCGGGTATTACAAAGGACAACCTTGTGATGAAGATGACAGAGGCAGACTTTGATGCGGTCATCGCAACGAATCTGAAGGGCACTTTTAATACGATCAAGCATATGTATCGTGCTTTTCTGAAACAGCGCAGCGGCGCGATTATTAATATGACAAGTGTGTCAGGTGTGCTTGGCAATGCAGGACAAGCCAATTATGCGGCTTCTAAGGCAGGTGTGATTGGTCTGACTAAGACAATGGCCAGAGAACTGGCGAGCAGAAATATTACCGTTAATGCCGTGGCACCGGGATTTATTGATACCGACATGACGCAGGCGATGACAGAGACGGCCAAAGAGGCTACATTGGCACAGATTCCACTTAAGCGAATCGGGAAACCGGAAGATATTGCGGAGACAGTGGCGTTTCTGGCAAGTGATAAGGCTTCTTATATTACAGGCCAGATCATCAGTGTCGATGGCGGTATGGCAATTTAG
- the fabF gene encoding beta-ketoacyl-ACP synthase II produces MSRRVVVTGMGAITPIGLSVEEFWQSVKAQKIGFAEITKFDTTDYKCKLAAEVKDFDAKSFMDFKSAKRMELFCQYAVAATKEAMEDAGLDMSKEDPYKIGVAVGSGIGALQAMEREHKKLLEKGPARVNPLLVPLMISNMAAGNVSIYFGLKGKSINVVTACATGTHSIGEAFRSIQYGEADVMIAGGTESSVTPIGIAGFSALTALSTSTDPARCSIPFDKERSGFVMGEGSAIVVLEELEHAKARGAKIYAEVVGYGATSDAYHITSPAEDGAGAAKAMEFAIADAGVEKEAVTYINAHGTATHHNDLFETRAIRLLFGEHADQMKINSTKSMIGHLLGAAGAIEFITCVKELEEGYIHATVGYQVPDEDCDLNYCKEPVKEDVTYALSNSLGFGGHNASILVKKYEA; encoded by the coding sequence ATGAGCAGACGAGTAGTTGTGACAGGTATGGGCGCGATCACCCCCATCGGACTCAGCGTTGAGGAGTTCTGGCAAAGTGTGAAGGCACAAAAAATCGGATTTGCTGAAATCACAAAGTTCGATACGACAGATTATAAATGTAAACTGGCGGCAGAAGTAAAAGACTTTGATGCCAAAAGTTTCATGGATTTTAAATCGGCCAAGAGGATGGAGTTGTTTTGCCAATACGCGGTAGCGGCTACAAAGGAAGCGATGGAAGACGCCGGACTGGATATGTCAAAAGAAGATCCTTATAAAATAGGTGTGGCCGTCGGATCAGGAATTGGTGCTCTGCAGGCGATGGAGCGGGAACATAAGAAATTGCTGGAAAAGGGACCCGCAAGAGTGAATCCGCTGCTGGTGCCGCTGATGATCTCTAATATGGCGGCAGGTAACGTTTCAATCTATTTCGGATTAAAAGGAAAAAGTATCAATGTGGTGACAGCGTGTGCGACTGGGACTCATTCCATCGGGGAAGCGTTCCGCTCGATCCAGTATGGTGAGGCAGATGTAATGATCGCGGGCGGCACGGAGAGCAGTGTCACGCCGATCGGTATCGCAGGCTTTTCTGCATTGACGGCATTGTCTACCAGTACGGACCCGGCCCGCTGCTCGATCCCGTTTGATAAGGAGAGAAGCGGCTTTGTGATGGGAGAAGGTTCTGCGATTGTTGTCTTAGAGGAACTGGAACATGCGAAGGCACGCGGAGCAAAAATTTATGCGGAAGTCGTGGGCTATGGCGCTACGAGCGACGCATATCATATTACATCCCCTGCGGAAGATGGAGCCGGAGCGGCGAAAGCGATGGAGTTTGCGATTGCAGATGCGGGAGTTGAAAAAGAAGCAGTTACATATATCAATGCACATGGTACGGCAACCCATCATAATGATCTGTTTGAGACACGGGCAATCCGGCTGTTGTTTGGTGAACATGCGGACCAGATGAAGATCAATTCCACAAAGTCGATGATCGGTCATCTGCTTGGTGCGGCCGGAGCGATCGAGTTTATCACTTGCGTCAAAGAGCTGGAAGAGGGATATATTCATGCGACAGTGGGCTATCAGGTGCCGGATGAAGACTGTGACCTGAATTACTGCAAGGAGCCGGTCAAGGAAGATGTCACATATGCGCTTTCCAATTCTCTTGGGTTTGGCGGACACAATGCAAGTATTCTTGTAAAAAAGTACGAGGCATAG
- the fabZ gene encoding 3-hydroxyacyl-ACP dehydratase FabZ yields MSILTAKEIMEIIPHRQPFMLVDTIEELEAGKKAVGRKCVSYNEPFFAGHFPGEPVMPGVLIVEALAQVGAVAILSLPENKGKTAYFGAINSAKFKGKVVPGDVLMLETEIIKSKGPIGVGSAKAYVDGKVVTQAELTFALGKAE; encoded by the coding sequence ATGTCGATATTGACAGCGAAGGAGATCATGGAGATCATCCCTCACAGACAGCCTTTTATGCTCGTAGATACGATTGAAGAGCTGGAGGCAGGGAAAAAAGCAGTAGGCAGAAAATGTGTCTCATACAATGAACCGTTTTTTGCAGGGCATTTTCCGGGAGAACCGGTGATGCCGGGCGTGCTGATCGTTGAGGCGCTTGCGCAGGTAGGCGCGGTGGCGATACTGAGCCTGCCGGAAAACAAAGGAAAGACCGCTTATTTCGGTGCGATTAATTCGGCAAAGTTTAAAGGAAAGGTCGTACCGGGAGACGTACTTATGCTGGAGACAGAGATCATAAAATCGAAAGGTCCCATTGGCGTGGGCAGCGCCAAAGCATACGTGGACGGAAAGGTAGTTACACAGGCAGAACTTACGTTTGCACTGGGAAAAGCGGAGTAA
- a CDS encoding nitronate monooxygenase family protein yields MMEDKRRKSLVIGDLKAEVPVIQGGMGVGVSLSGLAGAVAAQGAVGIISTAQIGYREPDFDEHPIDANMRAIHKEIERAREIAGGGIVGVNIMVATKEYERYVRAAIEAGADLIISGAGLPMKLPELAGESKTKLAPIVSSLKSAEVIFKYWLKKYHRLPDLVVIEGPRAGGHLGFRMEELTDIDDAAYDKEIRKIIDRVNQYGTEHGKEIPVVVAGGIYDRKDMEHYLEMGAAGVQMATRFVTTYECDASPAYKQTYIDAQKEDIIIVKSPVGMPGRAIRNAFMERAGEGKIPHGRCHTCISTCKPAETPYCITEALVNAAIGNVDEALLFCGSNAYRATKLEHVKDIIDEFR; encoded by the coding sequence ATGATGGAGGATAAAAGAAGGAAATCACTTGTTATCGGGGATCTGAAAGCAGAAGTTCCTGTCATTCAGGGCGGCATGGGCGTAGGCGTCAGCCTGTCCGGGCTGGCAGGGGCGGTTGCTGCCCAGGGGGCTGTCGGCATCATATCGACGGCGCAGATCGGATACCGGGAGCCGGATTTTGATGAACATCCGATTGATGCCAATATGCGTGCCATTCATAAGGAGATTGAGAGAGCACGGGAGATCGCGGGCGGCGGTATCGTGGGTGTCAATATCATGGTGGCAACAAAAGAATATGAGCGGTATGTGAGAGCAGCTATAGAAGCAGGAGCCGACCTGATTATTTCCGGGGCCGGTTTGCCGATGAAATTGCCGGAACTTGCGGGGGAATCAAAGACCAAACTGGCGCCGATCGTGTCCAGCCTGAAGTCGGCGGAAGTTATTTTTAAATACTGGCTGAAAAAATATCACAGACTTCCTGATCTGGTCGTCATAGAGGGACCGCGTGCGGGAGGCCATCTCGGTTTCCGGATGGAGGAACTGACAGATATTGATGATGCCGCCTACGATAAAGAGATCAGGAAGATCATTGACCGTGTGAACCAATATGGGACAGAGCATGGGAAAGAAATTCCGGTTGTGGTTGCCGGTGGCATATATGACAGAAAAGATATGGAGCATTATCTGGAGATGGGGGCGGCCGGAGTGCAGATGGCGACCCGTTTTGTCACAACGTATGAATGTGATGCTTCACCAGCTTATAAACAGACCTATATTGACGCTCAAAAGGAAGATATTATCATTGTCAAAAGTCCGGTTGGAATGCCGGGAAGGGCTATACGAAATGCATTTATGGAGCGGGCCGGGGAGGGAAAGATCCCTCACGGTCGTTGCCACACTTGTATCAGTACATGCAAACCGGCGGAAACACCCTATTGCATTACAGAAGCACTGGTCAATGCTGCCATAGGCAATGTGGATGAGGCATTGTTATTCTGCGGGAGCAACGCATACCGCGCGACGAAGCTGGAGCATGTAAAAGATATTATCGATGAATTCAGATGA
- a CDS encoding beta-ketoacyl-ACP synthase III, producing the protein MTGRIIGTGSCLPPNVVTNDYLSTIMDTSDEWISSRTGIRERHLVREETTADLSIMAGRAALAAAGVEPEELDMIIVGTLTADYVTPSTACEVQAGLGAVNAVAFDINAACSGFMFSLHTVNAYIQCGMCQTALVIGAETLSKIMDWNDRSTCVLFGDGAGAAVVRAEDTGLTAFDQGADGSKGKYLACRGRTNNNPLIQTDKALSYTQMDGQEVYKFAVTCVPNSIQKVLTESGLTSDDIKYYILHQANLRIIQSVAKRLKVSLDKFPISLDRCGNVSAASVPILLDEVNRKGMLQKGDKIIMSGFGGGLTWGTCLLEW; encoded by the coding sequence ATGACAGGTAGAATTATAGGAACAGGGAGTTGTCTGCCCCCCAATGTAGTGACGAACGATTATTTGTCCACGATCATGGACACATCTGACGAGTGGATCTCTTCCAGGACCGGAATCAGGGAACGACACCTGGTCAGAGAAGAGACGACGGCAGACCTTTCCATAATGGCAGGCAGAGCGGCGCTTGCAGCGGCGGGTGTGGAACCGGAAGAACTGGACATGATCATCGTAGGTACGCTGACAGCAGATTACGTGACGCCGTCTACAGCCTGTGAAGTGCAGGCAGGCCTGGGTGCGGTCAATGCAGTGGCATTTGACATCAATGCCGCCTGCTCCGGATTTATGTTCAGCTTACATACCGTCAACGCTTATATACAATGCGGTATGTGCCAGACTGCGCTTGTGATCGGGGCAGAGACGTTATCTAAGATCATGGATTGGAATGACAGAAGTACATGCGTTCTGTTCGGAGACGGTGCAGGAGCGGCAGTCGTGCGGGCAGAAGATACCGGTCTTACTGCATTTGATCAGGGCGCGGACGGCAGCAAGGGAAAATATCTTGCCTGCCGCGGCAGGACAAATAATAATCCGTTGATACAGACGGACAAGGCGCTGTCCTATACGCAGATGGACGGGCAGGAAGTGTATAAATTTGCAGTGACGTGCGTGCCGAACTCGATACAGAAAGTATTGACAGAGTCCGGGCTGACATCGGACGATATCAAATATTATATTCTGCATCAGGCGAATCTGCGGATCATCCAGTCTGTGGCAAAAAGATTGAAAGTAAGTCTGGACAAATTTCCGATCAGCCTGGACCGCTGCGGCAATGTATCGGCAGCGAGCGTGCCGATTCTGCTGGACGAGGTGAATCGCAAAGGAATGCTGCAAAAGGGCGATAAGATCATTATGTCAGGGTTCGGCGGAGGTCTGACATGGGGTACCTGTCTGCTCGAGTGGTAA
- a CDS encoding transporter substrate-binding domain-containing protein, whose translation MKKLAALLMAVCVAASLAACGSQEAETSSPATAEDAAAPEADAAEADSAESSEGIPNTVNSLEDLPGKTIGVQLGTTGDIFASDYEAEGSTIERYNKGADAVQALKQGQIDCVIIDAQPAQAFVEKNDDLTILEEDFAVEDYAICVSKDNTDLTEAINGALNELKADGVLDQIVANYIGDDTKGTCPYESPADVDYSNGKLIMATNAAFEPYEYYEGQDIVGIDADIAKAVCDKLGYELQIDDMEFDAIIAAVQSGKADFGAAGMTVTEDRLTSIDFTDSYATSTQVVIVRK comes from the coding sequence ATGAAAAAATTAGCGGCATTACTTATGGCAGTATGTGTGGCGGCTTCTCTGGCAGCCTGTGGCAGCCAGGAGGCGGAGACATCTTCCCCGGCAACGGCAGAGGATGCGGCAGCTCCGGAAGCAGATGCAGCAGAGGCAGATTCTGCAGAAAGTTCGGAGGGAATCCCCAACACGGTAAACTCTCTGGAGGACCTTCCGGGAAAAACGATCGGCGTACAGCTCGGTACGACCGGTGACATTTTTGCCAGCGATTATGAGGCAGAAGGTTCGACGATTGAGCGTTACAACAAGGGCGCTGATGCAGTACAGGCTTTGAAGCAGGGCCAGATCGACTGTGTGATCATCGATGCACAGCCGGCACAGGCATTTGTAGAGAAAAACGATGATCTGACGATTCTGGAAGAAGATTTCGCAGTGGAAGATTATGCGATCTGTGTATCCAAGGACAACACAGACCTGACAGAAGCAATCAACGGTGCGCTGAATGAGCTGAAAGCGGATGGCGTTCTGGATCAGATCGTGGCAAATTACATCGGAGATGACACAAAGGGAACGTGCCCTTATGAGTCCCCTGCGGACGTTGATTACTCTAATGGTAAGCTGATCATGGCAACTAATGCAGCGTTCGAGCCGTACGAGTATTATGAGGGACAGGATATTGTAGGAATTGATGCGGACATTGCGAAAGCAGTCTGCGATAAACTTGGCTATGAGCTTCAGATCGACGACATGGAATTCGATGCGATCATCGCTGCTGTACAGTCGGGCAAGGCTGACTTTGGCGCAGCAGGTATGACAGTAACGGAAGACCGTCTGACAAGCATTGATTTTACTGATTCTTATGCAACATCTACGCAGGTTGTTATTGTAAGAAAATAA
- a CDS encoding amino acid ABC transporter permease — MYLVTGLGNTLIITFLAVLLGIVLGFLVAIIRSTYDKTGKAKLLNLICKVYLTVIRGTPMMVQLMIMCYVVFGKYNVSKLIVTTLAFGINSGAYVAEIVRSGIMSIDAGQLEAGRSLGFSYVQTMRYIIMPQAFKNVLPSLANEFIVLLKETSVCGYIGMMDLTRGGDIIRSRTYEPFMPLIGVALIYLAMVMAFSALVGKLERRLRTSER, encoded by the coding sequence ATGTATCTCGTGACCGGACTGGGCAATACACTGATTATTACGTTTCTGGCGGTGCTGCTGGGAATCGTGCTCGGGTTTCTGGTGGCGATCATACGTTCTACATACGACAAAACGGGTAAGGCGAAGCTGTTGAATCTGATCTGTAAAGTATATCTGACGGTAATCCGGGGTACGCCGATGATGGTGCAGCTGATGATTATGTGTTATGTCGTATTCGGGAAATATAATGTGAGTAAGCTGATTGTGACGACTCTGGCTTTCGGCATCAATTCCGGTGCATATGTGGCGGAGATCGTACGTTCGGGTATCATGTCGATCGACGCCGGTCAGCTCGAGGCGGGCAGGAGCCTTGGGTTTAGCTATGTGCAGACAATGCGTTATATTATCATGCCGCAGGCATTCAAAAATGTACTGCCTTCTCTGGCCAATGAGTTTATTGTCCTCTTAAAGGAAACTTCTGTCTGCGGATATATCGGGATGATGGATTTAACGAGAGGCGGAGATATAATCCGCAGCCGTACTTATGAGCCGTTTATGCCGCTGATCGGCGTGGCTCTCATTTATCTGGCCATGGTCATGGCGTTTTCCGCGTTGGTAGGAAAACTGGAGAGGAGGCTGCGTACAAGTGAGCGTTAA
- a CDS encoding amino acid ABC transporter ATP-binding protein: MSVKGEVLFEIRDLCKAFGSNLVLDHISTEIRSGEVVVIVGPSGSGKSTFLRSLNLLEIPTSGTICFEGMNITDKKADINQYRQKIGMVFQHFNLFPHKTILENLTLAPIKLLKKSKEEAETEARALLRRVGLEEKENSYPAQLSGGQKQRIAIVRSLAMHPEVMLFDEPTSALDPEMVGEVLEVMSELARDGMTMVIVTHEMGFAREVGTRVLFVDEGMIKEENTPDKFFSHPENLRLQEFLSKIL; this comes from the coding sequence GTGAGCGTTAAGGGAGAAGTGTTATTCGAAATCAGAGATTTGTGCAAGGCATTTGGCAGTAATCTTGTCCTGGATCATATCAGTACGGAGATCAGAAGCGGGGAAGTCGTTGTGATTGTAGGTCCTTCGGGATCCGGGAAATCTACATTTCTGCGTTCCCTGAATCTGTTGGAGATACCGACCTCCGGTACGATCTGCTTTGAGGGTATGAATATTACTGATAAAAAGGCAGACATTAATCAGTACAGACAGAAAATCGGTATGGTATTCCAGCATTTTAATCTGTTTCCCCATAAGACGATACTGGAAAATCTGACGTTGGCGCCGATCAAATTATTGAAAAAGTCAAAAGAAGAAGCGGAGACAGAGGCCAGGGCGCTTTTGCGGAGGGTCGGACTGGAAGAAAAGGAGAATTCTTATCCGGCACAGCTTTCCGGTGGTCAGAAACAGAGGATTGCGATCGTCCGTTCGCTTGCCATGCACCCGGAAGTGATGCTCTTTGATGAACCGACTTCGGCACTCGATCCGGAGATGGTCGGGGAAGTATTGGAGGTTATGAGTGAACTCGCAAGGGATGGGATGACAATGGTCATCGTTACTCATGAGATGGGGTTTGCCAGAGAGGTCGGCACGAGAGTACTGTTCGTGGACGAGGGCATGATCAAGGAAGAGAATACACCGGACAAGTTTTTCAGTCATCCGGAAAATCTCAGATTGCAGGAGTTTTTGTCAAAGATATTATAA
- the nagA gene encoding N-acetylglucosamine-6-phosphate deacetylase: MVIRGGMVFQPDGSFAEKEVYVEGEKITDVKNDIDVINAEGCYVIPGLVDVHFHGCVGHDFCDGSEQAIADMAKYELANGITSINPATMTLGEDTLLQVAEAAAAYKKADHSEGAELVGINMEGPFISKEKKGAQNEEYIHRPDAEMFRRLQKASGGLFRLCALAPEVDGAMEFIDACKDEVAISVAHTTADYDTAKKAFDKGAKQVTHLYNAMPPFTHRAPGVIGAACDSDCKVELICDGIHIHPSVIRTTFKMFGDDRIILISDSMAATGMTDGEYSLGGQKVIVKGNLATLEDGTIAGSATNLMNCLRFAVKTAGIPLASAVKCATKNPAQAIGVFDSYGSIEADKYANMVILNENLDIVKVIRRGKVVEG; encoded by the coding sequence ATGGTTATCAGAGGAGGTATGGTTTTTCAGCCGGACGGCAGCTTTGCAGAAAAAGAAGTGTATGTAGAGGGTGAGAAGATCACAGACGTAAAGAATGACATAGATGTCATAAATGCGGAGGGGTGTTATGTGATCCCGGGACTGGTTGACGTCCATTTTCATGGCTGCGTAGGTCACGACTTCTGTGACGGAAGTGAGCAAGCGATCGCGGATATGGCCAAATATGAGCTGGCAAATGGTATTACGAGTATCAATCCGGCTACGATGACGCTGGGAGAGGACACGTTATTACAGGTAGCGGAAGCGGCTGCCGCTTATAAAAAGGCAGACCATAGCGAAGGTGCAGAACTTGTTGGTATCAATATGGAAGGACCTTTTATTTCCAAAGAGAAAAAGGGTGCACAGAACGAAGAGTATATTCATCGTCCTGATGCGGAGATGTTCCGTAGATTGCAGAAAGCGTCGGGTGGTCTGTTCCGTCTGTGTGCATTGGCGCCGGAGGTAGATGGTGCGATGGAGTTTATTGATGCGTGTAAAGATGAAGTTGCCATTTCCGTTGCACATACGACGGCCGATTATGATACGGCGAAAAAGGCTTTTGACAAAGGGGCGAAGCAGGTGACTCACCTGTATAATGCGATGCCGCCATTTACACACAGGGCGCCGGGTGTGATCGGAGCCGCCTGTGACAGTGATTGCAAGGTGGAGTTGATCTGCGACGGCATTCATATCCATCCTTCGGTTATCCGCACGACGTTTAAAATGTTTGGTGATGATCGAATCATTCTGATCAGCGACAGCATGGCAGCGACCGGCATGACGGACGGAGAATATTCTCTGGGCGGGCAGAAGGTAATTGTAAAAGGTAATCTGGCGACGCTGGAGGACGGCACGATCGCAGGATCGGCGACAAATCTGATGAACTGCCTGCGCTTTGCGGTAAAGACTGCGGGCATACCCCTTGCCAGCGCAGTGAAATGTGCGACGAAAAATCCGGCCCAGGCCATCGGCGTGTTTGATTCGTATGGCAGCATTGAGGCGGATAAATATGCGAACATGGTTATCCTGAATGAGAATCTGGACATTGTGAAGGTAATCCGCAGAGGAAAAGTTGTAGAGGGCTAA
- a CDS encoding nucleoside recognition protein: MLNYIWAVMILIGIVYGSLTGHMAEVTNAALDSSREAVSLCITMIGVMALWMGLMEIAEKAGLIDRWTKAISPFVSFMFPDIPKNHMARKYISTNIIANVLGLGWACTPAGLKAMEELAKLEAERGNAEYLPDKNKIKSTAGRAGSARRTASKEMCIFLILNISSLQLIPVNMIAYRSQYGSTNPAVIIAPAIVATGVSTLAAVVFCKVMDRKRRG; this comes from the coding sequence ATGCTGAATTATATTTGGGCAGTTATGATTCTCATTGGCATCGTTTATGGATCTTTGACCGGTCATATGGCGGAGGTGACGAATGCGGCGCTGGATTCTTCCAGGGAAGCGGTCAGCCTTTGCATCACGATGATCGGTGTGATGGCGTTGTGGATGGGACTGATGGAAATTGCGGAGAAAGCGGGACTGATCGACAGATGGACAAAGGCGATCAGTCCTTTTGTGTCTTTTATGTTCCCGGATATTCCCAAAAATCATATGGCCAGGAAATACATCTCGACAAATATTATTGCCAATGTGCTGGGACTTGGCTGGGCATGTACGCCGGCTGGGCTGAAGGCGATGGAGGAGCTGGCAAAGCTGGAGGCAGAGCGGGGGAATGCGGAATATCTGCCGGATAAAAATAAAATTAAGAGTACGGCAGGAAGAGCGGGAAGCGCACGGCGCACAGCCAGCAAGGAGATGTGTATCTTTCTGATCTTGAATATATCATCTCTGCAGCTCATCCCGGTCAATATGATCGCCTACCGCAGTCAGTACGGAAGCACGAACCCGGCAGTTATCATCGCCCCGGCGATTGTAGCAACAGGGGTGAGTACTTTGGCAGCAGTAGTGTTTTGTAAGGTGATGGACAGAAAGCGGAGAGGATGA
- a CDS encoding HD domain-containing protein, translating to MSTKDDNLNISFEKCKSKTGVFRDPIHGLINVYPWERVLIDTREFQRLRKIHQLSMTYLVYHGAEHTRFGHSIGTMHIAGRVMDQLKGFHPLNKLNDEEFFEKKALVRMAALLHDIGHGCYSHVGEGESSVYPKLEDPINGEMVSGHEAYTRCIIKKRLASVIESFWPKEQYHMVEDILLILSQSTNDPKYRFFDDIISGQLDCDKMDYLLRDSHYCGVEYGTYDLEKLIHSMRVAEIEGNHVLAIDQSGIQVVEEFVLARYWMFIQVYFHKDRRLFDYYLSSFIKEYLLLEEDKTGQYPNDLEQYLKLDDSKIDCKIKYYADLHSDITTKRIHDFANRLLYRKHHKVVFNPAYVHYDQKSGDEREDYKRLHFVTKHIKNFIKDDDNLKIFVDLATGSTAKHMFEIKFYNDEQNPDMQSEEESYKQLPAIPVVTKHDDEKRPIQYYSFTLRSISDLKIGILRIYAEDEIAEETRERCQQLYSDEFTRRMDEINKTQVELEATQQREKKLRVKLNEMREEIN from the coding sequence ATGTCTACAAAAGATGACAATCTGAATATTTCTTTTGAAAAATGCAAATCTAAAACTGGTGTATTTCGGGATCCAATCCATGGATTGATTAATGTATATCCCTGGGAGCGAGTACTCATTGATACAAGGGAGTTCCAGAGGCTTCGTAAAATTCACCAGTTGAGTATGACATATTTGGTTTATCACGGTGCTGAGCATACTAGGTTTGGACATAGCATTGGGACGATGCATATAGCTGGGCGGGTAATGGATCAATTAAAAGGATTTCATCCGCTGAATAAATTGAATGATGAGGAATTTTTTGAAAAGAAAGCGTTAGTTCGTATGGCTGCCTTACTTCACGATATAGGGCATGGCTGCTATTCACATGTAGGGGAAGGCGAAAGCAGTGTTTATCCGAAACTTGAAGATCCGATTAACGGTGAAATGGTTTCAGGGCATGAAGCATATACTCGATGTATTATCAAAAAGCGTCTTGCTTCGGTTATTGAATCTTTCTGGCCCAAAGAGCAATACCATATGGTAGAAGATATTCTTCTGATCCTCAGTCAAAGTACCAATGATCCTAAATACCGGTTTTTTGATGACATAATTAGTGGTCAATTAGATTGTGATAAAATGGATTATCTTCTGAGAGACAGCCATTATTGTGGAGTGGAGTATGGAACATATGATCTGGAAAAGCTGATTCATTCCATGCGAGTAGCAGAAATTGAGGGAAATCATGTATTGGCTATTGACCAAAGTGGCATTCAGGTTGTTGAAGAATTTGTTTTAGCTCGCTATTGGATGTTCATCCAGGTATATTTTCATAAGGATCGGCGATTGTTTGACTATTATTTGAGTTCTTTTATAAAAGAATACTTGCTTCTTGAAGAAGATAAGACAGGACAATATCCAAATGACCTGGAGCAATATTTGAAGTTGGATGATAGTAAAATTGATTGTAAAATAAAGTACTATGCCGACTTGCATTCTGATATAACCACGAAGAGGATACATGATTTTGCAAACAGGCTTTTGTACAGAAAACATCACAAGGTTGTATTCAATCCGGCCTATGTGCATTATGACCAAAAGAGTGGTGATGAGCGGGAGGATTACAAGCGATTACATTTTGTTACGAAACATATTAAAAATTTTATAAAGGATGATGATAATCTAAAAATTTTTGTTGATTTAGCAACGGGCTCCACAGCTAAACATATGTTTGAAATCAAATTCTATAATGATGAACAGAATCCCGATATGCAGTCTGAGGAGGAATCTTATAAACAGTTGCCAGCCATCCCAGTAGTCACAAAGCATGATGATGAAAAACGTCCTATTCAATATTACTCCTTTACACTACGTAGTATTTCTGACCTTAAGATTGGAATTTTGCGTATTTATGCAGAAGATGAGATTGCGGAAGAAACACGGGAAAGATGTCAGCAGCTATATTCTGATGAGTTTACAAGGCGTATGGATGAGATAAATAAAACGCAAGTAGAATTGGAAGCCACTCAACAGCGAGAAAAGAAGCTGAGAGTCAAGCTAAATGAAATGAGAGAAGAGATTAACTGA